In Nitrosomonas ureae, the sequence AAGCATCGTCATGTAATCAAGCGCATTGTTATTTCATTTGCGATGAGTTTGGCATTTTTCTGGATTCTGGGCTATCTGATGGAACAGAGCTGGTTCTATGCAGGATTGGGCGTGGAAGTTGCTTCCGTGCCGTCGGCTGCGATGGCATTGCTGCTGTTTTTTCTGGTGATGCCGGTGTTTACCTTTTTGCTGCATCCAATATCAAGTATTTATTCACGAAAACATGAGTTTGAAGCTGATGCCTACGCAGCGCGGAATGCCTCGGCGGATGATTTAATTCATGCGCTGGTCAAGCTGTATCAGGATAATGCAGCAACACTCACGCCAGATCCGCTGCATTCGGCTTTTTATGATTCACATCCGCCGGCATCCATTCGGGTAGCGCACTTACAAAGTCAGGAGCAAGCATGAACAATAACGCATGTGACTTATCATCCAAACAATGCAAACCGTGCGAGGGCGGTTTGCCGCCATTGTCCGCCACTACAGTTGCTGATTATCTGAAGCAGCTCGATGGCTGGCAATTGCAGGACAAGCAGATCGCCAAGACCTATGGGTTCAAGAATTATTATCAAACGATGGCGTTCGTCAATGCGGTGGCATGGATTTCGCACCGCGAAGATCATCATCCGGATATGCTGGTTGGCTACAACCAATGTGTGGTTACGTATACGACGCATGCCATCGGTGGTTTATCCGAAAATGATTTCATCTGTGCGGCGAAAATTGACACGTTATTTTCAATTTGAACCTCCGCCCCAATAAAACCAAGCAGCAGACGCAGTATCCAACCGGGCAGGTAATTGCCGCATTTGGCAGGCACTATTCGATTAAAACGGTGAACGGTGAAATCATTTCCTGCGTCATGCGTGGCAAAAAAGGCGGTATCGCATGCGGTGATCGGATTGAATATCAGCTAACTGCTGCAGAGCAAGGCGTCATCGAAACAGTTTGTCCGCGCACTTCATTGTTATATCGCAGCGATGCATTCAAGGAAAAAATCATTGCCGCCAACGTGACGCAAGTCATCATTGTCGTTGCGGCGATTCCCAGCTTTAGCGAGGAATTGATCAACCGTTGCCTGGTCGCGGCGGAAAGCGAGGATATTGAGGTATTGATTGTGCTGAATAAAGCCGATCTGGTCGAACCGGCGCACATTGCGATGGAAACGTTGTCGCTTTACCGGGATTTAGGCTATCGTGTACTGCCATTGTGCGCTCTGCAGGATATTTCAGCGTTAAGGCCCTATTTATCAAACCATCTTAGTGTGCTGGCCGGCCAATCGGGCATGGGCAAATCCACCTTGCTCAACACACTGGTTCCGCAGGCCCGGCGCGCCACTGCGGAAATTTCATTGGCACTTGATTCCGGCTGCCACACGACTACGCATTCGCAGCTTTATTCCATTGATGACAATAGCGCTATCATCGATTCTCCGGGATTTCAGGAATTTGGACTGAACCATATTACAGAAGAAAGCTTGGCCTGGGGATTCGTCGAATTCCACCCTTATCTCGGGCAATGCAAATTCAATAATTGCCGTCATATCACTGAGCCCGGTTGCGCATTGGTACAAGCTGTGCAGCAGGAGAAAATTAGCTCTAGAAGGTTTGGTTTTTATCATAGACTACTGCGCAGATAGGTTGCTTGGGTAGGCAGCCAAGCCTTCATTCAAAGATTTCTGCACAACCTTCCCACGTTATCCGAATAAACAACTAAAATGCTTCCTTGTTAAGGAACAGCAGTGGAATCTGTTGGTAAGATTATTTTAATTAAGCGGAAAAATATTGGAAAATTTATTTATCCCCTATCAGGCTGTTACACAAATCCCCGGTGATTGTATATTGGTATTTGCGCCTCAACCTGGTGGTGAAGTATTGGGTTGTGGCGGAGCCATTATGCATCACGTCGCACAAGGTATTCCTGTTCATGTCATCGTGGTGTCTGACGGGATATGTGGTGTAAGCGAGGAAAAAGCAACTGAATACGCCCGGCAACGTCAGAAAGAAAGCATCGCTGCTGCTGATATCCTGGGCTACGGATCCCCCTTTTTTTGGCAATACCAGGACGAACAAGTTTGTTATGGTGAGAAACTGATACAAGAAATTCAAACAGCTATTCACGAGATTGGCGCTGACTTGGTTTATGCACCATCAATTTTCGAGATGCGGCCGGATCATCGTGTGCTGGGCATGGCTGTTGTAGAAGCGATCAGACGAATCGGCAAAGCAGTACGCTTAGCGTTATATGAGGTGAGTATTCCTTTGTACCCCAATCAATTACTCAATATCAGTGACTGGGCAGCACGCAAAAAAACCGCAATGGAATGTTTCGTTTCACAAAATGCAATCCAGCGCTCCGATTTACATATTGCCGCACTCAATCGTTATCGTACTTATACTTTACCTGTTAGCGTAACAGCAGCGGAAGCCTTCATTCTGGTTGCAGCTGAGGAACTGTTCAACGATCCGCTCAAACTGTATCAATCGGAGCATGTTCGTCAAAGAGCCTTAGGATTATTTCTGGATAGCAGTGATGTGCCATTGGTCAGTGTCATTATTCGCAGTGTGGATCGCTCTACATTATCGGATGCATTGGATTCTGTCGCTTTGCAGACTTACTCAAATATTGAAGTCATCATCGTCAATGCCAAAGGTGAAGGCCATCGAGTAATCAGTGAATGGTGCGGCCGTTTTCCGATCCGAGTCGTTGGCGATAATGAGCCACTCACCAGAAGCCGTGCGGCAAATATCGGTTTAAATTCAGCCAAAGGAAGCCATTTAATATTTCTGGATGATGATGATTTATTTTATCCAGAACATATATCCGGTTTGTTGGCTGCTTTACAAAATCACTCAGATGCGCGATGTGCTTATGCCGGTATAAATGTTGAGTATTATGTTGACGGACAACTTGAAACGAATGCTGTGTTCAATGAATCATTCGATCTGCGCCGACTTTGGGGAAGGAATTTTATTCCAATTCACGCAATGCTGTTTGAAAAATCTTTAATTACCATTGATCACTGTAGCTTTGATGAAAATCTGGAAGTGTTTGAAGATTGGGATTTCTGGATGCAGCTTGCACAACACAGCGAAATATTGCATGTCGATAAAATTACGGCTGTTTACCGAAATCATGGCTATTCAGGGATGGGATTAACATACAGTGAAGATTTTGTGAAGGCATCGAGAAGCAAAGTCTACGATAAGTGGAAAAAGCTTTGGACTGGAGAACAACTGGAAGGCTTGATTCAATACAGAGAGGGCATAATATCCGGTCTCCGCACTTGTTTAGTTGATAGCGAACATATGGTTGCTTCTCTGCAAAATCGTCTTCAACAGGACATGATTGCTGGCAATCAACGCGAACAGTTACTGCAGAAAACCATCCATGACCTGCAGAAAACCATCCATGACCTGCAGAAAACCATCCATGATCTATATCATTCCACCTCATGGAAAATTGCAGCACCGGTACGATTTATTGCTCGGATTATCCGTGGACAGCACGATGAAGCGTGGGGGGGGGTGCGTCGCAAGATTTTGCCTTTGTTAAAAGTTGTCTATTCGTGGTTACCTGTTCGTTGGCGCAGTAAAGTATTAGAGATCGCCTACCGATTAGCGGGTCCTCTCTTTTATGGAATGGGGCAATATGAGGTATGGCGAGCAAATGAAACTGGTTCTGCCAGTCAATTATCCAGGGACTTCGACAGCTCTTTAACAGGGATGTTGGATATTTCCACTATCTCTCTTTTGGCAAAGAAACCACCAGGACGTATTGCAATCCACGCGCATATTTTCTATGCAGATTTGGTAACAGAGTTTGAGGGATATTTGAACAATATGCCATTCTCCTATGATTTATTTGTTTCGACACCTCACGAGACAGTGAAGCAAAAATGTGAGCAGGTTTTTTCCCATTTGTCCCGATTAGGGCAGCTGACCGTCGCTATTGTACCCAATCGTGGGCGCGATATTGCACCCATGTTTTGTACTTTTGGCGAGGTATTGCAGCACTATGATTATATTGCTCACATTCATAGCAAAAAATCACTGTACAACAATGGTGCTACGGATGGATGGCGAGAATACTTGCTCACGAATCTGTTGGGAAGCAAGTCGCAGATACGGAGAATTTTTACGCTACTGACCGGGAAAAACCCGATTGGTTTTGTTTATCCTCAGAACTTCTCAAAATTGCCTTACATGGCAAATACATGGCTCTCCAATCAAGGTAATGGGCGTTTATGGTGCAATAAATTGGGGATTACAGAAATACCGAAAGGCTATTTTGACTTTCCTGCGGGATCAATGTTCTGGGCTCGTACAAAGGCACTGCAGCCGCTGTTTGACACGCATATCAAAATTGAAGATTTTGCTGAAGAGGCAGGGCAAAAAGATGCCACCTTTGCGCATTGTATAGAACGTTTATTTGTATTGGTAACTAAACGATCCGGATTTAATGCTGCGATTCTTCGAGACAACGCATCCAACAGCTGGTCTCGCTGGCATTTTGAGCAATATTTGCTACGCAAACAGGAAGATACATATAAAAGATTGGTTGATCCAACATTACGCATAGTTATTTTTGATATCTTCGATACGTTATTGATTCGACCACTGC encodes:
- a CDS encoding rhamnan synthesis F family protein, with the translated sequence MENLFIPYQAVTQIPGDCILVFAPQPGGEVLGCGGAIMHHVAQGIPVHVIVVSDGICGVSEEKATEYARQRQKESIAAADILGYGSPFFWQYQDEQVCYGEKLIQEIQTAIHEIGADLVYAPSIFEMRPDHRVLGMAVVEAIRRIGKAVRLALYEVSIPLYPNQLLNISDWAARKKTAMECFVSQNAIQRSDLHIAALNRYRTYTLPVSVTAAEAFILVAAEELFNDPLKLYQSEHVRQRALGLFLDSSDVPLVSVIIRSVDRSTLSDALDSVALQTYSNIEVIIVNAKGEGHRVISEWCGRFPIRVVGDNEPLTRSRAANIGLNSAKGSHLIFLDDDDLFYPEHISGLLAALQNHSDARCAYAGINVEYYVDGQLETNAVFNESFDLRRLWGRNFIPIHAMLFEKSLITIDHCSFDENLEVFEDWDFWMQLAQHSEILHVDKITAVYRNHGYSGMGLTYSEDFVKASRSKVYDKWKKLWTGEQLEGLIQYREGIISGLRTCLVDSEHMVASLQNRLQQDMIAGNQREQLLQKTIHDLQKTIHDLQKTIHDLYHSTSWKIAAPVRFIARIIRGQHDEAWGGVRRKILPLLKVVYSWLPVRWRSKVLEIAYRLAGPLFYGMGQYEVWRANETGSASQLSRDFDSSLTGMLDISTISLLAKKPPGRIAIHAHIFYADLVTEFEGYLNNMPFSYDLFVSTPHETVKQKCEQVFSHLSRLGQLTVAIVPNRGRDIAPMFCTFGEVLQHYDYIAHIHSKKSLYNNGATDGWREYLLTNLLGSKSQIRRIFTLLTGKNPIGFVYPQNFSKLPYMANTWLSNQGNGRLWCNKLGITEIPKGYFDFPAGSMFWARTKALQPLFDTHIKIEDFAEEAGQKDATFAHCIERLFVLVTKRSGFNAAILRDNASNSWSRWHFEQYLLRKQEDTYKRLVDPTLRIVIFDIFDTLLIRPLLNPEIIKNIIAHRAGGNEGKLYLKFRSIAEAQACQKAGRDIGLNAIFDEFSVLSELSFDAVTRLRKLEETTELEIVTPRPEVIDLMQFAISLGKRVILTSDRYLSRPCVEGMLQRHGINGWHEFYLSAGNGSRKDTGDFYRQLLLQESASPSEVMVIGDDEHADVQIPGDMGIRILHIMRPVELARAMPRLESIIERSIYCEDINEQLTLGTIVQGNFHPIFFPHFNSSDFVPSTPWAIGYTVVGPLILSFVQWLAAKAAADGIQHLYFLAREGQILKIAYDRWVSSNAHAITSDYLVLSRRAVTVPMISDFNDILQIARVQYHPNHLSEFIQVRYGLMLLPEDLESFVRLGLWPKNKLVSVENEGIEHLVPVLQALKERILISAQAERPGLLAYLSNLGLNTNLKSAVVDIGYAATIQGCLNRLMGQAIHGYYLMTVDRAQKISSQYGAITQGCFAQCIDPKIHPMPSLFVKSFLLEKLLSSDDAQVVCYRQTDSNDIVPEFRQLADEECQSMTTRAEIRQGIMEFINQSITIRDKLASDFEVPLDTATELFDEFIKRPSPSEKDILDRLTLDDHYCGRGLVS
- the rsgA gene encoding ribosome small subunit-dependent GTPase A; protein product: MNLRPNKTKQQTQYPTGQVIAAFGRHYSIKTVNGEIISCVMRGKKGGIACGDRIEYQLTAAEQGVIETVCPRTSLLYRSDAFKEKIIAANVTQVIIVVAAIPSFSEELINRCLVAAESEDIEVLIVLNKADLVEPAHIAMETLSLYRDLGYRVLPLCALQDISALRPYLSNHLSVLAGQSGMGKSTLLNTLVPQARRATAEISLALDSGCHTTTHSQLYSIDDNSAIIDSPGFQEFGLNHITEESLAWGFVEFHPYLGQCKFNNCRHITEPGCALVQAVQQEKISSRRFGFYHRLLRR
- a CDS encoding 4a-hydroxytetrahydrobiopterin dehydratase, encoding MNNNACDLSSKQCKPCEGGLPPLSATTVADYLKQLDGWQLQDKQIAKTYGFKNYYQTMAFVNAVAWISHREDHHPDMLVGYNQCVVTYTTHAIGGLSENDFICAAKIDTLFSI